In the genome of Raphanus sativus cultivar WK10039 chromosome 4, ASM80110v3, whole genome shotgun sequence, one region contains:
- the LOC108855178 gene encoding uncharacterized protein LOC108855178 produces the protein MKKIEMGQNNAEVYRVADKIEYVCDSFFRLAPTLKGDILFLSPPWGGPGYERSGDFKLNMIKPVEGRLLFETALTITKKIIMYLPKNTDRNELEELTYLTSPPLDIVIQENKIGSRIKAITVYYSEIIEDNTPGGKGKTSYFRQKIDEADLREGAKYKPPQRRR, from the exons ATGAAGAAGATCGAGATGGGACAGAACAATGCAGAGGTTTATAGGGTAGCTGATAAAATTGAATACGTATGTGACAGCTTCTTTCGTTTGGCTCCAACACTTAAG ggAGATATTCTCTTTCTATCTCCTCCATGGGGAGGACCCGGATATGAAAGGAGTGGGGATTTCAAACTTAACATGATCAAACCCGTAGAAGGGCGCTTACTGTTTGAGACTGCGCTAACCATCACGAAGAAGATCATCATGTATTTACCTAAAAATACTGATCGAAATGAGTTGGAAGAACTCACTTATCTTACCTCGCCTCCTCTAGATATCGTG ATTCAAGAAAACAAGATTGGAAGCAGAATCAAAGCGATAACAGTGTACTACAGTGAAATA ATTGAAGATAACACTCCTGGAGGAAAAGGCAAAACGAGTTATTTCAGGCAAAAA ATAGATGAGGCCGATTTGCGAGAGGGGGCAAAGTATAAGCCACCTCAAAGAAGACGTTAG